One Magnolia sinica isolate HGM2019 chromosome 2, MsV1, whole genome shotgun sequence genomic window, gcactTCCAATTCTTAAGTTTTACCCCTTTCAACTTCAAGTCCTAAGCTCTCTACTCCACTTCACCTATAatacatgggcattttcacacttggCTTGAGTgaggtggcctatgggatgtaggggcacactaggggcaggtggctcatgtgaggtgagCCCCACTTGTGTGAGGagagtggctcatgtgaggctgAACTCATGTGATGTTGGGCTCACGAGGCGGGTTCGGcggaggacctaacccatgggaagtGGGGCTTGGGTTATGcgataaaggaattgattcgtcatgctctattagtttgagcttttagagcaaacgGTTAGTTGTCTCGCTTCAAAGTAGTATCAAAGTGAGAGTAGGAAATGCAGCTAAGTTATGTTTATGTTTTTACTACTATGTAGAGATTACATAGTGGATAAGTATACCTTTTGCATTACCCTATCTCATATTTTCTCGAAATTGGTCCCCAAATGGTTGGCAAACCATATATAGTGCTGGTATCTATGTAAGCCCATTTGGACAGAGCTttttgggcaaccaaacaagccatTAGAGAAAAAGCGTTTTGGACAACTAAACAAACCATTAGAGAAAAAGTTTATAACAGTGAATGATTTCTGATAGTAGCTAAGTGCTTGCTAGGTAGAtagataatttttattatttattttcttgtttttgataTTTCTTCCCTTATTATTTATGTTTGTCAACCAGAGGAGAGGAAAAGAACTCCATCCTAAAACACAGGTACGAAAAAGCAAAAGCCTCATTAAAATTGTATCCTTTTCTCTTCTTGAACATGAAGCAAGAAGAAGTAAACCGCTGCCAAATCCAAGaatggtaccctaaattcaaatcTCTCTCCATCAAAACTCTAATCCATGAGCTCCCTGAATCCTTTGTCAGTTACCTTCTAGAAGATTCCAAACCCTTCCTCCTCCCACTTTCTATTTCCGGTGATGATGCCCTACCCCGCAGAAACCCCAACTCATACGATGATGATGATTACAAAGAAGATTTTGAACAAGATTCTGAAGAAGAATCTCTGAAAGATTCTGAGGAAGTATCTCCATCCCCGCCTTGCTTCCCAGACCTTGAATCCCAAATAAAAGATTCCATTGAAACCCTCGGTGGTGCCGTTTTTCCCAAGTTGAATTGGAGCTCACCGAAGGATGCAGCTTGGATCGCCATGAGTGGCACTCTCCGTTGCAGTTCCTTTGCCGAGATCGCTCTCCTATTGAGATCATCTGACAGTGCCGTCCATGACCTTTGCCACGCATATGATTCCTGCATGGACAAGACTTCCTCGCGCTCACCTCGGTTCTTTCTTGCCCTCCGGAAATGGTACCCTTCCTTCCACCCCGAGATGGAATTCCGTTGCTTCGTTCTCGACCAACACCTTGTCGGCGTCTCTCAGCGTGAGGTCACTGGATTCTACCCTGTACTACTCGAGAAGAAATCAGATCTCGAACTATTGATTAGAGAATTCTTTGAGGAGAATGTGCAGTTGGGATTCGAATCGAAGGACTACACCTTCGATGTATATGTTACAAAGGATAGGCGAGTGAAGCTCATGGATTTCAATCCTTGGGGGGCATTTACGCTTCCTCTACTGTTTACTTGGGATGAATTGGAGAATTTTCGGAAAGAGAGAGGTGAGCATGTTGAGTTCAGGATTGTTGAGAGTCAGTGCACAGTCCGCCCTGGGTTGAAGACCACGGTTCCATACGATTACTTGGATACAAGCCCAGGGAGTGGTTGGGATCAGTTTCTGAGGAGAGCAGATGAGGAATTGCAGAGGCAGGCGAAATCTCCAGAAGCTGGAGCCTGAGGATTTGTTTGCTCCAATGAGCAGTGTGAGTCTTTTATTTAACCATCTTTCTTTCCTTTAACTGAATTTCATAATGATGATTTTATACATTTTGTTCTTTATTTATGCAATAGTTTCAATCTGATTTTTCCTCATTCTTAATCTCCTCTAAGTTGAGACatgccttttattattatttatttctttattaacACTGTTAGGTGGAGATTTTCCAAACTGATAAATGGACGAAGGGAATGCTCTGAGAAACCGGATGtggaatacatttttttttttttggtggatgaatatgcttcattttaaaGCATGTTTGTAGTTTACCCAGATACGTGAAA contains:
- the LOC131237351 gene encoding uncharacterized protein LOC131237351, producing the protein MKQEEVNRCQIQEWYPKFKSLSIKTLIHELPESFVSYLLEDSKPFLLPLSISGDDALPRRNPNSYDDDDYKEDFEQDSEEESLKDSEEVSPSPPCFPDLESQIKDSIETLGGAVFPKLNWSSPKDAAWIAMSGTLRCSSFAEIALLLRSSDSAVHDLCHAYDSCMDKTSSRSPRFFLALRKWYPSFHPEMEFRCFVLDQHLVGVSQREVTGFYPVLLEKKSDLELLIREFFEENVQLGFESKDYTFDVYVTKDRRVKLMDFNPWGAFTLPLLFTWDELENFRKERGEHVEFRIVESQCTVRPGLKTTVPYDYLDTSPGSGWDQFLRRADEELQRQAKSPEAGA